A part of Candidatus Dadabacteria bacterium genomic DNA contains:
- a CDS encoding outer membrane lipoprotein-sorting protein produces MIRFSIPRVILAVLGSFLAICFWPAESYSDLLSGTAEEAGLRIATESRERQKGFGNFTASLTMTLRNKQGKETQRSLRLKVMEAQEDGDRTLFVFDHPRDVKGTAFLVHAHKTGPDKQWLYLPALKRVKGISASKQSGSFMGSEFSYEDMGAVEVGKFTHRFIREEPCGDLKCLVLERIPKSQDSGYSRQVVWLDREELRTIQVHYFDRRDEHLKTMVVEGYAKYLDRFWRSSTVTMTNLLTGKSTVLLWSDYKFGTDLDAKDFTKTALKRIR; encoded by the coding sequence ATGATTCGGTTTTCAATCCCACGCGTAATACTTGCGGTACTTGGGAGCTTTCTTGCAATTTGTTTCTGGCCAGCTGAGTCGTATTCAGATCTCCTTAGCGGTACCGCTGAGGAGGCAGGTCTCAGAATTGCGACCGAATCCCGGGAGCGCCAGAAGGGTTTCGGTAATTTTACCGCAAGCCTGACCATGACGCTACGTAACAAACAGGGGAAAGAAACCCAGCGCTCACTCCGCCTCAAGGTCATGGAAGCCCAGGAGGACGGCGATCGAACCTTGTTTGTATTTGACCACCCGCGGGATGTCAAAGGAACCGCCTTTCTCGTCCACGCCCACAAGACCGGCCCGGACAAACAGTGGCTCTATCTTCCCGCCCTTAAGCGGGTGAAAGGCATCAGCGCTTCGAAACAATCCGGCTCTTTCATGGGTAGCGAATTCTCCTACGAGGACATGGGAGCGGTTGAGGTCGGGAAATTTACTCACCGGTTCATCCGCGAAGAGCCCTGCGGTGATCTCAAGTGCCTGGTTCTGGAGCGTATCCCGAAAAGCCAGGATTCCGGGTACTCACGCCAGGTGGTTTGGCTCGACCGCGAGGAACTTCGAACAATTCAGGTCCACTACTTCGACCGCAGGGATGAGCACCTCAAGACGATGGTCGTGGAGGGCTATGCAAAATACCTTGATCGATTTTGGCGGAGCAGCACTGTAACGATGACAAACCTTCTGACGGGCAAGAGTACCGTGCTGCTATGGTCAGACTACAAGTTCGGGACCGACCTCGACGCCAAGGACTTTACCAAGACAGCGCTAAAGCGGATACGGTAG